A stretch of the Carassius carassius chromosome 6, fCarCar2.1, whole genome shotgun sequence genome encodes the following:
- the LOC132142031 gene encoding small integral membrane protein 28-like, with product MRRLLNSSWIKFGPAGRDDWVSGSPSPPTAEQRLQGYHWNELSSENDGKSELILHIVLPLGTLLVFSAVFVLLYRRFRQNKLGLANIITLDLQDPERNAEILSSLTGNAERLNSTSSDMSDGVLLMVYLPPPYEETLTKITRAASLSSGKDVETEDLEAKLCPELKSSGKFV from the exons ATGCGACGATTGCTGAACAGCAGCTGGATAAAGTTTGGACCTGCTGGAAGAGATGACTGGGTGTCTGGGTCCCCATCGCCGCCTACTGCAGAACAACGACTACAG GGTTACCACTGGAATGAGCTCTCGAGCGAAAACGACGGGAAATCGGAGCTAATCCTGCACATCGTTCTCCCGCTCGGCACGCTCCTCGTATTCAGTGCCGTGTTTGTCCTTCTTTATCGAAGGTTCAGGCAGAACAAGCTCGGACTGGCCAACATCATCACGCTGGACCTGCAGGACCCGGAGCGCAACGCCGAGATTCTGTCGTCACTCACCGGGAACGCGGAGCGGCTGAACAGCACGAGCTCGGACATGTCTGACGGGGTTTTGCTAATGGTTTACCTCCCGCCGCCCTATGAGGAAACGCTGACGAAGATCACGCGGGCTGCCAGCCTCAGCAGCGGGAAAGACGTCGAAACCGAAGACCTCGAAGCCAAACTGTGTCCCGAGCTCAAGTCGAGCGGGAAGTTTGTCTGA